Proteins found in one Larimichthys crocea isolate SSNF chromosome I, L_crocea_2.0, whole genome shotgun sequence genomic segment:
- the LOC113745596 gene encoding probable serine/threonine-protein kinase yakA — protein sequence MLKAIRTLDPDKNNIVNFMEDFMFKNLSCLAFEMLDRSLWDLMEERRWIPLNLNEIRPVARQLMIAFDALKSIGIIHTDLKPDNIMLVNQNDQPFKIKLIDFGLARRVSEVSIGTIMQPSSFRAPEVTLGLPLTEAVDMWGVGCVMAFLYFGRELFPRECSYNVIRSMVHLLGRPEDDLLSAGLYSWAYFSLNEDPYNPGFRLRSPEEFTQVTGIQTQISFTFFDFVEDLQDAIKTYPAKKSDIEYRDRMEFLSLLMSILDPNPETRLTPRDCLNNPFLAMYHLKKYMDTSSYPHEALQCMTFTPLNHLDSETKSDEKNDKSDPQAIEADLNEPSLHFDEQTFTNELQAEKNINKHLQEELERLCISYQLLIARCEDDALKNREQAAVLQRDLDNEILQKKQLQIDFDEATTALQQEREKNKALEKQLNKMVIEQVDIFQHEIHNLRTEQEALCQKMAEEITVLQQNAFEKEKNFGRELDELKTQLSVQISLNLKLSNELKDEREAPQKVTSRDDDCEDECNKPQESMPNAEPFEPTKEAEVPEEMPGEQQETISPAPALECQKAAEGNLPQKTAEPPSVWKRVRHFLGLRKPKRWKRRREEE from the exons ATGCTAAAAGCGATCAGGACTCTTGATCCAGACAAAAATAACATTGTCAATTTCATGGAGGATTTCATGTTCAAAAACCTCTCCTGTCTGGCCTTTGAAATGTTGGACAGGAGCCTTTGGGACCTCATGGAGGAGAGAAGGTGGATTCCTTTAAATCTTAATGAAATTCGTCCTGTAGCCCGTCAGCTCATGATAGCATTTGATGCTTTAAAGAGTATTGGTATCATCCATACGGATTTAAAGCCTGACAATATAATGCTGGTGAACCAAAATGACCAgccatttaaaatcaaactgattGACTTTGGTCTGGCCAGACGGGTGAGCGAAGTGAGCATCGGAACAATCATGCAGCCTTCTTCATTTCGGGCTCCAGAGGTGACCTTAGGCCTCCCCCTGACGGAAGCGGTTGACATGTGGGGAGTGGGATGCGTTATGGCATTCTTATATTTTGGTAGGGAGCTTTTCCCTAGAGAATGTTCATATAATGTGATTAGATCTATGGTGCACCTGCTGGGTCGGCCTGAAGATGACTTGTTGAGTGCTGGATTATACAGCTGGGCATATTTCAGCCTGAATGAGGACCCCTACAATCCAGGCTTTAGGCTGAGGTCACCAGAAGAGTTCACACAGGTGACAGGCATCCAAACCCAAATATCGTTCACGTTTTTCGACTTCGTTGAGGATTTGCAGGATGCAATAAAGACATACCCAGccaaaaaaagtgacattgaGTATCGCGATAGGATGGAATTCCTAAGCCTCCTCATGTCAATTCTTGATCCGAATCCTGAAACAAGACTTACTCCGAGGGACTGTTTAAATAACCCGTTTCTGGCAATGTATCACCTGAAAAAATACATGGACACCAGCTCATATCCACATGAGGCACTTCAGTGTATGACTTTTACACCCTTGAATCATCTAGACTCAGAAACAAAGTCAGATGAAAAGAATGACAAGTCAGACCCTCAAGCTATCGAAGCTGACTTAAACGAGCCAAGTCTTCATTTTGATGAA CAGACATTCACCAATGAGCTCCAGGCGGAGAAGAACATAAACAAGCATCTCCAAGAGGAACTGGAACGGCTGTGCATTTCATACCAACTGCTCATTGCAAGGTGTGAAGATGATGCTCTCAAAAACAGAGAGCAGGCTGCTGTCCTTCAGCGTGATCTTGATAACGAGATCTTGCAGAAGAAACAACTGCAAATTGACTTTGATGAAGCCACCACTGCACTCCAGCAGGAGCGAGAGAAGAACAAGGCTCTagaaaaacagctgaacaaGATGGTGATAGAACAAGTTGACATCTTTCAGCATGAGATCCACAACTTGAGGACTGAGCAGGAAGCCCTCTGTCAAAAGATGGCGGAAGAGATCACTGTCTTGCAACAAAATGCGTTTGAGAAGGAGAAAAATTTTGGGAGAGAGCTGGACGAGCTGaaaactcagctcagtgttcagatctCACTCAACCTGAAGCTCTCCAATGAGCTGAAGGATGAGAGAGAGGCTCCCCAAAAAGTCACCAGTCGTGATGACGACTGTGAGGATGAGTGCAACAAGCCGCAGGAATCTATGCCTAATGCAGAGCCCTTTGAACCAACAAAAGAGGCTGAGGTTCCAGAGGAAATGCCGGGCGAACAGcaggagaccatcagtcctgcaccgGCCCTCGAATGCCAGAAAGCGGCTGAAGGAAATCTTCCACAGAAGACAGCAGAACCACCCTCTGTCTGGAAGAGAGTccgtcactttctggggttgaggaaaccaaagaggtggaagaggaggagggaggaggagtaa